From Thermobifida halotolerans, a single genomic window includes:
- a CDS encoding helix-turn-helix domain-containing protein, protein MTIQHMNLVFQAEGLNHSEKVVLLAYCNYTDPHGYVWAGVDRIADDTGASTSTVKRVRSALKAKNLLATKRRVDPRTGESIPNLTRINLSLLESMRRAPKEYDDNLVEALTFDSEEPSKPSDENPSDLRMDQSEPRADLRMDQSEPTPGLNLTPPYGGLNLTPNPSVHPSDSSSSGGVGASPPPKRPAEEEEETSSARRRGRGAVQVVMERTGASEEEADQVITLVREHAFKKNIRIASMSRYVAGFAAEDLEARLAEIRRQRGSEGRSGGSKRPRRLVMCSHHYVPVPCGACQVEIRSGETETAKRTLAKQGPENRPDLVEWLAPAST, encoded by the coding sequence GTGACGATCCAGCACATGAACCTGGTGTTCCAGGCGGAGGGCCTGAACCACAGCGAGAAGGTGGTTCTCCTCGCCTACTGCAACTACACCGACCCCCACGGCTACGTCTGGGCCGGTGTGGACCGTATCGCCGACGACACCGGCGCTTCCACCAGCACCGTCAAGCGGGTCCGGTCTGCCCTCAAGGCCAAGAACCTCCTCGCGACCAAACGGCGCGTCGATCCCCGCACCGGCGAGTCGATCCCCAACCTCACCCGCATCAACCTGTCGCTGCTGGAGTCGATGCGTCGAGCTCCCAAGGAGTACGACGACAACCTCGTCGAGGCTCTGACTTTCGACTCAGAAGAGCCCTCGAAACCCTCAGACGAAAACCCCTCTGACCTGCGGATGGATCAATCTGAGCCCAGGGCTGACCTGCGGATGGATCAATCTGAGCCCACCCCCGGGCTCAATCTGACCCCTCCCTATGGCGGGCTCAATCTGACCCCTAATCCCTCAGTACATCCATCAGACTCATCCTCTTCAGGGGGCGTGGGCGCGTCCCCGCCTCCGAAGCGCCCCGCAGAGGAGGAGGAAGAGACTTCGTCCGCGAGACGGCGGGGCCGAGGGGCGGTTCAGGTGGTGATGGAGCGCACGGGGGCTTCTGAGGAGGAGGCCGACCAGGTGATCACGCTGGTTCGGGAGCACGCCTTCAAAAAGAACATCAGGATCGCGTCAATGAGCCGCTACGTCGCTGGATTCGCTGCGGAGGACCTGGAGGCGCGGTTGGCCGAGATACGCCGTCAGCGTGGCTCTGAGGGCCGTTCAGGGGGATCGAAGCGGCCGCGGCGGTTGGTGATGTGCTCCCACCACTACGTGCCGGTGCCATGTGGGGCCTGCCAGGTCGAGATCCGCTCCGGAGAGACCGAGACCGCCAAGCGAACCTTGGCCAAGCAGGGCCCAGAGAACCGACCCGACCTGGTCGA